The DNA segment CAACGCCGAATTGGTCGAAGTTTTCAAACAAAAGCTAAAACATTTTGACAGCAGTAATATCGACAACCTATATCAGATAGGCAGAATGATTTTCGGCCGTCGCGATACCATGGATGATGTGCATTTACTAACACTTCCCTGCTTAATCATGACTGGAGTCGAAGATAAAGCGCGCACCGTATTAGAAGGCTATTTGATGCATGATGCCATCGATGGTAGCGAATACGTACATATTCCCGATTGCGGCCATATTTCAACCTTAGAGCAAGCCGAATTTATCAATCAACGTCTTAGCAGCTTTTTATCCGCTAATGCACGAGCATAAATGAGCCAGGACTCAGCGCTCAAACTCATAGATCTGACTCAGTGCTTAGGCTTCAGCAACACATGTTCAAATCAACCTAATGACAACGCACAAGCAGGAATATTGCAACGCAACCTCATTTGCAGCAACACTTTTAACAATTACTTAAGATTACTTTTCTATAGTACTGAATAGACCAGCAAGGTTAGGTAACAGTGATAAACTTAGCCTGCACTTTAGTTAATATTAACTGAGCAAATATAAGGCCCAAATGAAACTACTAAAACCGCTTTTTGAAAATAATCGTCGCTGGGCAGGCCGGATCTTAGAAGAAGATCCTAAATTTTTCGAGCAGTTAGCCAAACAGCAAACGCCTGAGTATTTATGGATAGGCTGCTCCGATAGTCGTGTCCCTTCCAATCAGATCATTGACTTGATGCCAGGCGAAGTTTTTGTCCACCGTAATATCGCCAACATGGTCATTCATACCGATTTAAACTGCTTATCTGTACTGCAGTACGCTGTCGAAGTACTCAAAGTAAAGCATATCATGGTTGTTGGCCACTATGGCTGTGGCGGCATTAAAGCTTCGATGGGCACCGACAGATTAGGTCTTATCGATAACTGGCTGGGTCATATCCGCGATGTATATCGCTTGCATAGCGCTGATCTTGATAATATGGACGAGTCTGAGCGCTTCGATCGTTTGTGCGAACTGAACGTTATGGAACAGGTTGCCAACGTAACCAGCACCACTATTGTTCAAGAAGCGTGGGCAAGAGGTCAAGATGTCGCCATCCATGGTTGGATCTACAGCGTAGAAAACGGTTTGCTATCCGATTTAGATGTTACCGTTAATAAAGAAACCGCTAAACAAGATAGCTAGCAACGCCTAGTTTTTAAACATAATAAAAAGGGTTATCTCAAGCGATTTGCTGAGATAGCCCTTTTTTTTAGCAATCGTTACTAAATTTTTACCAAATATGAGAAAAATCGTAAGAATTCTCGCAGTTACCTCCCCTTCACAGTTATAATCGGTTATTTATTTTTGGCGTAATTTAGCGCAGTGAACACTAAGGAAATATCCATGCCTGGTTTTGAATTATTTGGTCCTGAAGAGAAACAAGAAGTCGCGGATGTAATGGAGAATGGCTTTACCTTCCGTTATAACTTTGATCATATGCGCAACGACCGCTGGAAAACCCGTGAAATGGAAGCCTTGCTATGCGAAAAGATGAATGCCAAGCATGCGCATTTAGTCTCTAGTGGTACAGCAGCCTTACAAACGGCGATGGCTGCAGCTGGTATTGGTGCCGGTGACGAAGTTATCGTGCCGCCGTTTACGTTCGTCGCATCAGTTGAAGCCGTATTTATGGCGGGGGCTGTCCCGGTATTTGCCGAGATCGATGAAACACTATGTCTTTCTCCAGAAGGTATCGAAGCGGCAATCACACCAAAAACTAAGGCGGTTAACTTAGTTCATATGTGCGGCTCTATGGCTAAAATGGATGAGATAAAAGCCATCTGTGCCAAGCACAACTTAGTGCTACTCGAAGATGCTTGCCAAGCCATTGGTGGTAGTTACAGAGGTCAAGCACTCGGTACTATTGGTGATGTTGGCTGTTACTCTTTTGACTCGGTAAAGACTATCACCTGTGGTGAGGGCGGCGCCGTCATCACCAACAACGAAACCATCTACAACTATGCCCATATGTTTTCAGATCATGGCCACGACCATGTGGGTAATGACCGCGGCGCCGAAGGCCACCCAATTATGGGCCTTAACTTCCGTATTTCTGAGATGAACTCGGCTATGGGACTGGCGCAACTCCGTAAGCTGGACAAGATCATCGACATTCAACGTAGCAACAAAAAGCTCATTAAAGATGCGATGGCTGAGATCCCTGAAGTGTCTTTTCGCGAGATCCCTGATGTTGAAGGTGATTCTGCAGGTTTCCTAACCTTCTTTATGCCAACTGAAGCGCGTACTATCGAGATCAATAAGAAATTGGCTGAAAATGGCGTCGATGGTTGTTTCTACTGGTATATCAACAACTGGCACTATTTATCAAATTGGAAGCATATCCAGGAGCTTAAATCTCCTTCTGCGCTGCCGATAACACTTATTGAAGACAGACCGGATTATACTAACGTGTCTGTGCCTAAGTCTGATGCAATTATGAGTCGTACTATCTCAATGCTTATCAAGCTGTCATGGACTGAGGAAGAAATTAAGCAGCGCATCGAAAATATTAAACGCGCTTTCGTTTAAGCAACAACGAGTATCCGTCGCGCCGAGGATTTCGACGCGATGGCACATTTTAAATTAATGGCCCAACGGAGAATGTCGGAATGAGTTTTAAGAATTTCAAATGTGTACCAAAAATGATTTTTGGTCGCGGTTCATTTGTTCAGCTAGATCAAGTGCTAGCAGAAGAGCGTAAGCTAGAAGATGATTTTGTGGTGTTTTTAGTTGATGATGCACATCAATCAAAACCATTAGGTCATCGTGTTCCAGCCAAAGCACAAGACTTACTCATTTATGTCAATGTGGATGACGAACCCACGACAAAACAAGTTGATGCTTTAACCGAGCAAGTTCAAGCCTTTAATAGCAAGTTACCCGTCAGTGTTATCGGCCTTGGCGGCGGTTCGACATTGGATCTCGCAAAAGCGGTATCGCTGATGCTAACCAACTCAGGCGGCAGCGCCGAGTACCAAGGTTGGGATCTGATTAAGAACCCTGCCATTCACCATATTGGTATTCCAACCGTTTCGGGAACAGGTGCCGAAGCGTCCCGTACGGCTGTACTTTGCGGCCCAGTACGCAAGTTAGGCTTAAACTCTGATTACACAGTGTTTGATCAGATCATTATGGATTCTGAACTAATCGCTGGCGTGCCGACAGACCAGTGGTTCTACACAGGCATGGATTGTTATATCCACTGCGTTGAATCACTAGAAGGCACCTATTTAAACGAATTTGCTAAAGCCTTTGCCGAGAAATCGATGGCGCTTTGTCGTGAAGTCTTCATAGACAATCATGAAGAAAAAGATGACAAGCTGATGATGGCGTCCTATATGGGCGGTATGAGTATTGCCTATAGCCAAGTTGGCGCATGTCATGCGGTTTCTTATGGTCTAGGCTATGTACTAGGCTACCATCACGGGCTCGGTAATTGCTTAGCATTTGATGTACTTGAAGAGTTCTACCCAGAAGGTGTTGCTGAGTTCCGTCAGATGATGGACAAGCACAATATCGTTCTGCCGAAGAACATCTGTAAAGATCTTCCTGACGAAACTATTGCTAAGATGGTTGCCGTCACCAAGAGCATGGGCCCACTTTGGGATAATGTTTACGGTGAAGGCTGGGAAGAAAAAGTCACCGACGAGATGCTAACTAAACTATTTCGTCGTATCTAAACTCTAGCGTAAGCATAGAATGGGCTTCAAAAAGAAGCCCATGATACTTTTTTAAGTAGGTAAATTGAATGAATGTAACCTTATTAATCCCTGCTCGTTACGGCTCTAGCCGTTTCCCTGGCAAGCCATTGGCGCCTATTAACGGCAAGCCAATGATCCAGCATGTCTACGAGCGCGCTGCTTTAGCAAAAGGGCTTAAAGACATCTATGTCGCCACCGATGATGAGCGCATTAAAAACGCCGTAGAAGGTTTTGGTGGCAAAGTTGTTATGACAGGTGCAGATGCCGCATCGGGTACTGACCGTATCGACGATGCAATCACCCAACTAGGGCTAGCTGATGACGATCTTGTGATTAACTTGCAAGGCGATCAACCCCTTATCGACCCCATCTCTATTGAACAACTTGTTAGCCTTTGTGAGCGCCACCCAGGCGAATTTGATATGGCGACATTAGGTGTTGAAATTAGAGACGAAGCTCAAATTAATGATCCAAACCATGTGAAAATGGTATTCGATAACAATTTTAATGCCCTCTATTTTTCTCGTGCAACGATTCCCTTTGGTCGAGAGAGCAGCGATTACCCGGTATACAAGCATCTCGGTATTTACGCATATACGCGTAAATTTATTCAGACTTTCGCTAAGCTGCCACTTGGCCGCCTAGAAGATCTCGAAAAACTTGAACAGCTTAGAGCACTCGAATACGGCTACAAAATCAAAGTTGCCATCAGCGCATTCGATTCACCGGAAGTGGATACACCGGAAGATATCCGTATCTGCGAAGCCAGACTTGCCGTTGACTAATTGAGGTTAAGTGATGTCAGATCTTGAAGTGGGTTTATTAATTTTATTGGTGCTCGGAGTGATCGCCAGTAATCTTGCGGTCTTAAAGTACAGTGCTAAACACAAGATGACGCAATTTGGTAAAAACCATCACGGCAAAAAACTTTCTGAAAACGAAAAAAGTGATAAAAGCAGTGATACCACGGCAAGTATTGATAAACCTACTAATGGCCAATCTAGCCAGAGTGATAAGACTGACAAGTCATAATAGGCAAGTCATAATAGGCAAGTCATAATAGGCAAGTAATAATAGACACTTCGAATAAAACTCACAAAAAAGGCGCTATCAGCGCCTTTTCTTTTGATTTGAAAGCAGACTCAATACGGTATGAAGCCAGCAATCAAACGACTAACGTTATTCAGCTAGTTCTTTTTCAAGTTGCTTAGCTATCATCTCTGGCGAGCCCGTATTCTTAGTTAATAAAGAATAAGCAACCGGGATCACAAGCAAGGTAAAAAAGGTTGCGAGCGTAATGCCAGATAGCACAACCACACCAATCACAAAGCGGGTTTCAGCCCCCGCTCCCTCTGAAAGCACCAGAGGTACAGCTCCTGCAGCGGTCGTGATCCCTGTCATTAAAATAGGTCTGAGTCGCTGACTAGATGCTTGTATAATCGCTTGTTGAAACTCAACGCCCTTGTCTCTTAATTGATTAGCAAACTCTACAATCAAAATGCCATTCTTAGCGGCTAAACCCACCAGCATGATAATGCCTATCTGGCTGTAGATATTAAGACTCTGATCCGTTAACCAGAGACCGATTAATGCTCCCAACGTTGCCAGCGGCACTGTCAGCATGATCACCAATGGGTGAATATAGCTTTCAAATTGCGCGGCTAATACTAAGAACACAATCCCCAGCGCTAAAATGAAAACAAAATACATAGAGTTACCTGAGTCTTGATAATCCAATGACTGACCTTTGTAACTCACAATAGCCTCCGCTGGCAGGTATTCATGGGTTAAATCATTCAGATAGTCTAGCGCCTCTCCTAAGCTATAATCGTCGGACAGATTTGCTTCGATAGTAATGGCACGCATACGATTGTAGCGATTAAGCTGGCTTGCATCGGCAAATTCCTCAACATGTACCAGATTTGATAAAGGGATCAATTCTTTACTTCTATCTGAGCGAACATAGATGTTTTCAAGATCATTGGCAGTATTTTGATTATCACGATTACCTTCAATAATCACATCATACTCTTCACCGTCTCTCATAAAGGTTGTGACCAGCCTAGAACCTAACATCGACTCCAGCGTGCGCCCAATGTGAGAAATAGACACACCGAGATCTGATGCCCTGTCTTTATCGATCACCACTCGAAGTTGAGGTTTAGTCTCGTTATAGTCATGATCTAAACCGACAAGATTAGGATTCTCTTTAGCCTTTTCAATAATAATATCACGCCATCTCGCCAATTCTTCATAACTTGGTCCGCCCAATACAAATTGCACAGGCTTACCCACACCGCGGCCAAAGGCCTGTCTCATGACAGGAAAAGCACGCACTCCTGCTAAGTCTGACAATCGCCCACGTATATCGCCTATAATTTCAAATGCGCTGCGCCTAACCGCCCAATCTTCAAGCACGATAATGGCCATACCATTGGAGAAATTAGCGCTTCGGCCAAAGCCTCTCGGTGCGCGGATGAGTAATCGTTTGATCTCTCCAGACTCAACTAATGGCATCAAGCGGTTTTCAATCTCATCCATGTAGGACTCAATATATTCAAAGCTTGCACCTTGTGGCCCATTGACTATCAAGAACATTGAGCCTCTATCTTCTCTTGGCGCAAACTCTTGCGGGACTTGTTTGGCCAAAAACGCACTGCTCACGAGTGCAACGAGGATCAGTGATGACACTAAAAACGGGTGCTTCATCGCCTTCAATAAAATCATGCGATAATGACGAGACAGGCTATCCATTCCCGAATCGATTTGTCGCACCAGCCAAGAGTCTTGCCCTGAAGGCTTAAGCACCTTGGAGCACATCATTGGGCTAAGCGTTAACGCCACAATACTTGAGAAAATGACCGCCGCACTCATGGCAACTGCAAACTCTTTAAATAATTTACCCAAATCCCCCTCTAGGAAGGTGATTGGCATAAATACCGCAACTAAAACCAAGGTGGTGGCCACTACAGCAAACGCCACTTCACGGGCGCCAAGGAAAGCTGCCTTTAACGGCGAGTCCCCCTCCTCTATTCGTCTATGGATGTTTTCAAGTACCACAATGGCATCATCAACCACCATTCCAATTGCTAAAATCATGGCTAACAAGGTTA comes from the Shewanella halifaxensis HAW-EB4 genome and includes:
- the kdsB gene encoding 3-deoxy-manno-octulosonate cytidylyltransferase, whose protein sequence is MNVTLLIPARYGSSRFPGKPLAPINGKPMIQHVYERAALAKGLKDIYVATDDERIKNAVEGFGGKVVMTGADAASGTDRIDDAITQLGLADDDLVINLQGDQPLIDPISIEQLVSLCERHPGEFDMATLGVEIRDEAQINDPNHVKMVFDNNFNALYFSRATIPFGRESSDYPVYKHLGIYAYTRKFIQTFAKLPLGRLEDLEKLEQLRALEYGYKIKVAISAFDSPEVDTPEDIRICEARLAVD
- the kdnA gene encoding 8-amino-3,8-dideoxy-alpha-D-manno-octulosonate transaminase KdnA, with the protein product MPGFELFGPEEKQEVADVMENGFTFRYNFDHMRNDRWKTREMEALLCEKMNAKHAHLVSSGTAALQTAMAAAGIGAGDEVIVPPFTFVASVEAVFMAGAVPVFAEIDETLCLSPEGIEAAITPKTKAVNLVHMCGSMAKMDEIKAICAKHNLVLLEDACQAIGGSYRGQALGTIGDVGCYSFDSVKTITCGEGGAVITNNETIYNYAHMFSDHGHDHVGNDRGAEGHPIMGLNFRISEMNSAMGLAQLRKLDKIIDIQRSNKKLIKDAMAEIPEVSFREIPDVEGDSAGFLTFFMPTEARTIEINKKLAENGVDGCFYWYINNWHYLSNWKHIQELKSPSALPITLIEDRPDYTNVSVPKSDAIMSRTISMLIKLSWTEEEIKQRIENIKRAFV
- the kdnB gene encoding 3-deoxy-alpha-D-manno-octulosonate 8-oxidase KdnB; the protein is MSFKNFKCVPKMIFGRGSFVQLDQVLAEERKLEDDFVVFLVDDAHQSKPLGHRVPAKAQDLLIYVNVDDEPTTKQVDALTEQVQAFNSKLPVSVIGLGGGSTLDLAKAVSLMLTNSGGSAEYQGWDLIKNPAIHHIGIPTVSGTGAEASRTAVLCGPVRKLGLNSDYTVFDQIIMDSELIAGVPTDQWFYTGMDCYIHCVESLEGTYLNEFAKAFAEKSMALCREVFIDNHEEKDDKLMMASYMGGMSIAYSQVGACHAVSYGLGYVLGYHHGLGNCLAFDVLEEFYPEGVAEFRQMMDKHNIVLPKNICKDLPDETIAKMVAVTKSMGPLWDNVYGEGWEEKVTDEMLTKLFRRI
- a CDS encoding DUF2897 family protein, which gives rise to MSDLEVGLLILLVLGVIASNLAVLKYSAKHKMTQFGKNHHGKKLSENEKSDKSSDTTASIDKPTNGQSSQSDKTDKS
- a CDS encoding efflux RND transporter permease subunit, with the translated sequence MILTDISVKRPVFASVISILLIVFGLVAFEKLPLREYPNIDPPVVSIQTNYRGASAAVVESRITQLVEDRISGVEGIKHISSSSSDGRSNVTLEFDVGRDIEAAANDVRDRVSGLLNNLPEEAEPPEVQKANGGDEVIMWLNLVSEQMTTLQLTDYARRYLIDRFSVIDGVANMRLGGGKVYAMRVWIDRQALAARNLTVADIESALRSENVELPAGSVESKERHFTVRLERSFKTSDDFANLVLAEGEDGYLIKLGDVAKVEIGSEEERITFRGNREAMIGLGVSKQSTANTLDVARAANKLVDQINPTLPAGMEIKRSYDSSVFIEASVKEVYQTLFIAMFLVIVVIYLFLGSVRAMLIPALTVPVSLMATFIVLYALGYTINLLTLLAMILAIGMVVDDAIVVLENIHRRIEEGDSPLKAAFLGAREVAFAVVATTLVLVAVFMPITFLEGDLGKLFKEFAVAMSAAVIFSSIVALTLSPMMCSKVLKPSGQDSWLVRQIDSGMDSLSRHYRMILLKAMKHPFLVSSLILVALVSSAFLAKQVPQEFAPREDRGSMFLIVNGPQGASFEYIESYMDEIENRLMPLVESGEIKRLLIRAPRGFGRSANFSNGMAIIVLEDWAVRRSAFEIIGDIRGRLSDLAGVRAFPVMRQAFGRGVGKPVQFVLGGPSYEELARWRDIIIEKAKENPNLVGLDHDYNETKPQLRVVIDKDRASDLGVSISHIGRTLESMLGSRLVTTFMRDGEEYDVIIEGNRDNQNTANDLENIYVRSDRSKELIPLSNLVHVEEFADASQLNRYNRMRAITIEANLSDDYSLGEALDYLNDLTHEYLPAEAIVSYKGQSLDYQDSGNSMYFVFILALGIVFLVLAAQFESYIHPLVIMLTVPLATLGALIGLWLTDQSLNIYSQIGIIMLVGLAAKNGILIVEFANQLRDKGVEFQQAIIQASSQRLRPILMTGITTAAGAVPLVLSEGAGAETRFVIGVVVLSGITLATFFTLLVIPVAYSLLTKNTGSPEMIAKQLEKELAE
- the can gene encoding carbonate dehydratase, which produces MKLLKPLFENNRRWAGRILEEDPKFFEQLAKQQTPEYLWIGCSDSRVPSNQIIDLMPGEVFVHRNIANMVIHTDLNCLSVLQYAVEVLKVKHIMVVGHYGCGGIKASMGTDRLGLIDNWLGHIRDVYRLHSADLDNMDESERFDRLCELNVMEQVANVTSTTIVQEAWARGQDVAIHGWIYSVENGLLSDLDVTVNKETAKQDS